The following proteins are encoded in a genomic region of Rattus rattus isolate New Zealand chromosome 2, Rrattus_CSIRO_v1, whole genome shotgun sequence:
- the LOC116892804 gene encoding sperm motility kinase 3A-like — MSFRSKRESERLRSQGSSCTESFHSQYLVLNTIGHGFHAAVKLAVHRLTGTPVAVKMLLKRQQWCQQVTSEVEIMMRINHPNIVSLIQVIDTEKITYLIMELAKGNQLYSHIKQAGHLQEDEARGIFRQLLSAVGYCHEEGIIHRDLKPDNILVDTKGRIKIVDFGSATRVRPGQKLRTPYGTYAFSAPELFLGKFYEGPKVDVWALGVILYYMTIGKLPFEATRMPLLRRQVVLGRYAEPFGLSEELQDLLSLLMKVNSQQRPTIPDLLTHPWLKIDSEGFPQPCKELRPDPAILRAMRDIGFETQEVKDSLEQKKFNQSMACYYFLEKQALQECDKPTRPHPCMAPFPTLDYPATSVRGLRSRGSEPRWFGSSSDSQGSDNGQKPSHGLVKRASWPGGLLCRPHQITPTVELTHRISISDPCLYSVHSRGKKTINTESTEDKSSASAEVKPVASRPWPKRFRGWVKNIRNGLMNLCCCIPSRKTPPLGHNRVVPQK; from the coding sequence ATGAGCTTCAGGAGCAAACGGGAGTCAGAAAGGCTCCGATCTCAGGGCAGCTCTTGCACAGAGAGTTTTCACTCTCAATATTTGGTTTTGAATACCATCGGCCATGGTTTCCACGCGGCCGTGAAGTTGGCCGTGCACCGCCTCACAGGTACCCCCGTAGCTGTCAAAATGCTCCTCAAGAGACAACAGTGGTGCCAGCAGGTCACATCTGAGGTAGAAATCATGATGAGGATCAACCACCCAAATATTGTATCTCTCATACAAGTCATCGACACTGAAAAGATAACATACCTCATCATGGAGTTGGCCAAGGGGAACCAGCTTTATTCTCACATCAAACAGGCTGGCCATCTGCAGGAGGATGAAGCACGGGGCATATTCAGACAATTATTAAGTGCTGTGGGATACTGCCATGAAGAAGGCATTATACACCGGGACCTTAAACCCGATAATATTTTAGTCGATACCAAGGGAAGAATTAAAATCGTTGATTTTGGTTCTGCCACTCGAGTGCGGCCTGGGCAAAAGTTGAGAACTCCCTATGGGACTTATGCattttctgctcctgagctgTTCCTCGGGAAATTTTATGAGGGCCCCAAGGTCGACGTGTGGGCCCTAGGAGTAATTCTTTATTATATGACGATTGGAAAGCTCCCATTTGAGGCTACCAGGATGCCGCTACTCCGAAGGCAGGTTGTGTTAGGGAGGTATGCTGAACCATTTGGCCTGTCAGAAGAGCTACAAGACCTGCTGAGTCTTTTAATGAAAGTGAATTCCCAGCAGAGGCCCACAATTCCTGACCTTTTGACTCATCCCTGGCTTAAGATAGACTCAGAGGGGTTCCCACAACCGTGTAAGGAACTCAGGCCAGACCCAGCCATTCTTAGAGCAATGCGGGACATTGGATTTGAGACCCAAGAAGTTAAAGACTCCCTTGAACAGAAGAAATTCAACCAAAGTATGGCTTGTTACTATTTTTTGGAAAAGCAGGCTCTTCAGGAGTGTGACAAGCCAACCCGGCCTCATCCATGCATGGCCCCATTCCCGACCCTTGATTACCCTGCTACTTCAGTGCGAGGGCTCAGAAGTCGAGGAAGCGAGCCCAGATGGTTCGGGTCATCCTCTGATAGTCAAGGGTCTGACAATGGCCAGAAGCCAAGTCATGGATTAGTCAAGAGGGCCAGTTGGCCTGGCGGTCTTCTCTGCAGGCCACATCAGATAACACCCACAGTGGAGCTAACCCACAGAATTTCTATTAGTGACCCCTGCTTATATTCAGTGCacagcagaggcaagaagaccatCAACACTGAAAGCACAGAAGACAAATCCAGTGCCTCAGCAGAGGTTAAGCCTGTCGCAAGCAGGCCCTGGCCCAAAAGATTTAGGGGGTGGGTCAAGAACATCCGAAATGGCCTGATGAACCTGTGTTGCTGCATTCCGTCCAGAAAAACACCTCCCCTGGGGCACAACAGAGTTGTTCCCCAGAAATGA